One window of the Janthinobacterium sp. PAMC25594 genome contains the following:
- a CDS encoding MexW/MexI family multidrug efflux RND transporter permease subunit, translating into MKFTDLFVRRPVLALVISTLILMLGVIALLQLPIRQYPMLESSTITVKTTYPGASAELMQGFVTQPIAQAVSSVEGIDYLTSSSVQGSSTVTVRMELNRDSTQALTEVMAKVNQVRYKLPEGAFDPVIERSAGDSSAVAYVGFASESVSAPALTDYLARVVQPMFATIDGVAKVDVYGGQQLAMRLWIDPVKLAARGLTAADVADAVRRNNYQAAPGKVKGQFVVSNISVNTDLTSVAEFRDMVIRKGGDEKDSASLVRLKDVGTVELGAAATETSGIMNGVPAVYLGLSPTPGGNPLVIVDGIKKLLPEIQKTLPPGVKVELAFETARFIQSSIEEVAHTLLEALLIVVIVIYLCMGSLRSVLIPVVTIPLSMLGAAALMLAFGFSINLLTLLAMVLAVGLVVDDAIVVVENVHRHIEEGKTPVAAALVGAREVAGPVIAMTITLAAVYAPIGMMGGLTGALFKEFALTLAGAVVVSGVVALTLSPVMSSLLLQPKQSEGRMARAAEHFFEGLTTRYARLLDRSLHHRWLSAGFAALVMVSLPFLYLLPQRELAPAEDQASVLTAIKAPQHANLDYVERFSYKLDDIYKNIPETHSRWIINGGEGPASSIGGINLTPWAERARNAAVIQAELQHAVGDVEGTSIFAFQLAPLPGSSGGLPVQLVLRSAQDYATLFRTMEDVKQRARDSGLFAVVDSDLDYNNPVVKVRVDRSKANSLGIRMQDIGESLAVLVGENYLNRFGMDGRAYDVIAQSPREQRLTAQALTQQYVRADDGSLLPLSAVVSVSEQIEPNMLTQFNQQNAATFQGVPAPGVTLGDAVTFLDGVAKTLPPGFSYDWQSDARQFATEGNALLLAFLAAVVVIYLVLAAQYESLTDPLIILITVPLSICGALIPLALGYATVNIYTQIGLVTLIGLISKHGILMVEFANELQVHEQLDRLSAIRKAAQIRLRPILMTTAAMVVGLVPLLFASGAGANSRFGLGVVIVSGMLIGTFFTLFVLPTVYTFLARRHTADHATPRARDLSQALKESP; encoded by the coding sequence ATGAAATTTACCGATCTATTCGTACGCCGCCCCGTGCTGGCGCTGGTGATCAGCACCCTGATTCTGATGCTGGGCGTGATCGCCCTCCTGCAGCTGCCGATCCGCCAATACCCGATGCTCGAATCATCGACCATCACGGTCAAAACCACGTATCCGGGCGCCTCGGCGGAACTGATGCAGGGTTTTGTCACGCAGCCGATCGCGCAAGCCGTGTCGTCGGTGGAAGGCATCGATTACCTGACCTCGTCGTCGGTGCAGGGCAGCAGCACGGTCACCGTGCGCATGGAATTGAACCGCGATTCCACGCAGGCGTTGACGGAAGTGATGGCCAAGGTCAATCAAGTGCGCTACAAGCTGCCCGAAGGCGCTTTTGACCCCGTCATCGAGCGCTCGGCCGGCGATTCCTCGGCCGTCGCCTACGTCGGCTTTGCCAGCGAGAGCGTCTCGGCGCCCGCGCTGACCGATTATCTGGCGCGCGTGGTGCAGCCGATGTTCGCCACCATCGACGGCGTGGCGAAAGTCGACGTGTATGGCGGCCAGCAGCTGGCCATGCGGCTGTGGATCGACCCGGTAAAACTGGCGGCGCGCGGCTTGACGGCCGCCGACGTGGCCGACGCCGTGCGGCGCAATAACTACCAGGCGGCACCGGGCAAAGTGAAAGGACAATTCGTCGTCTCTAACATCAGCGTCAACACGGATCTGACCAGCGTGGCGGAGTTCCGCGACATGGTCATCCGCAAGGGTGGCGATGAAAAGGACAGCGCATCGCTCGTGCGCTTGAAGGACGTGGGCACGGTGGAACTGGGCGCGGCCGCCACGGAAACGAGCGGCATCATGAACGGCGTGCCGGCCGTGTATCTGGGCCTGTCGCCCACGCCGGGCGGCAACCCGCTGGTGATCGTCGACGGCATCAAAAAACTGCTGCCCGAAATCCAGAAAACCCTGCCGCCCGGCGTGAAAGTCGAGCTGGCGTTCGAGACGGCGCGCTTCATCCAGTCGTCCATCGAGGAGGTGGCGCACACCCTGCTCGAAGCGCTGCTCATCGTCGTCATCGTCATCTATCTGTGCATGGGTTCCTTGCGCTCCGTGCTGATTCCCGTCGTGACGATCCCGCTGTCGATGCTGGGCGCGGCGGCGCTGATGCTGGCTTTCGGCTTCAGCATCAATTTATTGACCTTGCTGGCGATGGTGCTGGCCGTGGGCCTGGTGGTCGACGACGCCATCGTCGTGGTGGAAAACGTGCACCGGCATATCGAGGAAGGCAAGACGCCCGTGGCCGCCGCGCTGGTGGGCGCGCGCGAAGTGGCCGGTCCCGTGATCGCCATGACGATCACGCTGGCCGCCGTGTATGCGCCGATCGGCATGATGGGGGGTCTCACGGGCGCGCTGTTCAAGGAGTTCGCGCTGACCCTGGCCGGCGCCGTGGTGGTGTCGGGCGTGGTGGCGCTGACCTTGTCTCCCGTGATGAGCTCTTTGCTGCTGCAACCGAAACAATCGGAAGGGCGTATGGCGCGCGCCGCCGAGCATTTCTTCGAAGGCTTGACCACGCGCTATGCGCGCCTGCTGGACCGCTCGCTGCACCACCGCTGGCTCAGTGCCGGTTTCGCCGCGCTGGTGATGGTCAGTTTGCCCTTTTTGTACCTGCTGCCGCAGCGCGAACTGGCGCCAGCGGAGGACCAGGCCAGCGTGCTGACGGCCATCAAGGCACCGCAGCACGCCAACCTCGATTACGTCGAACGTTTTTCCTACAAGCTCGATGATATCTACAAAAATATCCCCGAAACGCACTCGCGCTGGATCATCAATGGCGGCGAAGGCCCCGCGTCGAGCATCGGCGGCATCAACCTGACGCCGTGGGCCGAACGCGCGCGCAATGCGGCCGTCATCCAGGCCGAATTGCAGCACGCCGTGGGCGACGTGGAAGGCACCAGCATTTTCGCCTTCCAGCTGGCGCCCCTGCCGGGATCGAGCGGCGGCTTGCCCGTGCAGCTGGTCTTGCGCAGCGCGCAGGATTACGCCACGCTGTTCCGCACCATGGAAGACGTCAAGCAGCGCGCGCGCGACAGCGGCCTGTTCGCCGTCGTCGACAGCGACCTCGATTACAACAACCCCGTGGTGAAGGTGCGCGTGGACCGTTCCAAGGCGAACAGCCTGGGCATCCGCATGCAGGACATCGGCGAATCGCTGGCCGTGCTGGTGGGCGAAAATTACCTGAACCGCTTCGGCATGGATGGCCGCGCGTATGACGTCATCGCGCAAAGCCCGCGCGAACAGCGACTCACGGCGCAAGCCCTGACGCAGCAGTACGTGCGCGCCGACGATGGCAGCCTGCTACCGCTGTCCGCCGTCGTCTCGGTGAGCGAACAGATCGAGCCGAACATGCTGACGCAGTTCAACCAGCAAAACGCGGCCACCTTCCAGGGCGTGCCGGCGCCGGGCGTGACCCTGGGCGACGCCGTCACCTTCCTCGATGGCGTGGCGAAAACCCTGCCGCCCGGCTTCAGCTACGACTGGCAATCCGATGCGCGCCAGTTCGCCACGGAAGGCAATGCCCTGCTGCTGGCCTTCCTGGCGGCCGTCGTCGTCATCTACCTGGTGCTGGCGGCCCAGTACGAAAGCCTGACGGACCCGCTGATCATCCTGATCACGGTGCCACTGTCGATCTGCGGCGCCCTGATTCCGCTGGCGCTCGGCTACGCCACCGTGAACATCTACACGCAGATCGGCCTGGTGACCCTGATTGGTTTGATCAGCAAGCACGGCATCCTGATGGTGGAATTTGCCAACGAATTGCAGGTGCATGAACAGCTCGACCGCCTCAGCGCCATCCGCAAGGCGGCGCAGATCCGCTTGCGCCCGATCTTGATGACGACGGCCGCGATGGTGGTGGGCCTGGTGCCGCTGCTGTTCGCCTCGGGCGCGGGCGCCAACAGCCGCTTCGGCCTGGGCGTCGTGATTGTCTCTGGCATGTTGATCGGCACCTTCTTCACCCTGTTCGTGCTGCCCACCGTGTACACCTTTTTGGCCCGCCGCCACACGGCCGACCATGCCACGCCGCGTGCCCGCGACCTGTCGCAGGCGCTGAAGGAATCCCCATGA
- a CDS encoding efflux RND transporter periplasmic adaptor subunit: MSFCTAVKDCIINTKIVGASALAIALAVAGAALYPRAASQAAAHAADATASPATKVALVHVVLGTQERFFAGVGELEAARQVQVAAETGGRITQIRFESGQTVAAGAVLVQLNDAPEQAMLLRQRAQLKNAESSHARTAQMVKEKAATQEQLDTALAARDAALGDVRQTEALIAQKTIRTPFAGQLGIRKVHAGQYLNAADTVASLIDTKSLLVNFALDEQSSAKLAPGQAVQVLVDAYPDDVFTAKINAIDPLIDRSRMVQVQAALTNPRGALKAGMYANVRVAREAGQQLTVPETAVTYSAYGDTVFVAQQEGKQPLTVKRVGVKLGERAGGRVAIIDGLREGQRVVASGQLKLADGMAVQAVANTLDEAKRAAPKAGS; this comes from the coding sequence TTGTCTTTTTGTACTGCTGTAAAGGACTGCATCATAAATACGAAAATCGTCGGCGCCTCCGCGCTGGCCATCGCGCTGGCCGTCGCCGGTGCCGCGCTGTATCCGCGCGCCGCTTCACAAGCCGCTGCACATGCGGCCGATGCCACCGCCTCCCCGGCCACCAAGGTGGCGCTGGTGCACGTCGTGCTGGGCACGCAGGAGCGCTTTTTTGCGGGCGTGGGCGAACTGGAAGCGGCGCGGCAGGTGCAGGTGGCCGCCGAAACGGGCGGGCGGATCACGCAGATCCGCTTCGAATCGGGGCAAACCGTGGCAGCCGGCGCCGTGCTGGTACAGCTGAATGACGCGCCGGAACAGGCAATGCTGCTGCGCCAGCGCGCGCAGCTGAAGAATGCGGAAAGCAGCCATGCCCGCACGGCGCAGATGGTCAAGGAAAAGGCGGCCACGCAGGAGCAACTCGACACTGCGCTGGCCGCGCGCGACGCGGCCCTGGGCGACGTGCGCCAGACGGAGGCGCTGATCGCGCAAAAAACCATCCGCACGCCGTTCGCCGGGCAGCTGGGCATCCGCAAGGTGCACGCGGGACAGTACCTGAACGCGGCCGATACGGTGGCCAGTCTGATCGACACGAAGTCGCTGCTGGTGAACTTCGCCCTCGATGAACAGAGCAGCGCGAAACTGGCGCCGGGCCAGGCCGTGCAAGTGCTGGTGGACGCCTATCCGGACGACGTTTTTACAGCGAAGATCAACGCCATCGACCCGCTGATCGACCGCTCGCGCATGGTGCAGGTGCAGGCGGCGCTGACCAATCCGCGCGGCGCTTTAAAAGCGGGCATGTACGCGAATGTGCGCGTGGCGCGCGAGGCGGGCCAGCAGCTGACGGTGCCGGAAACGGCGGTGACCTACAGCGCGTATGGCGACACGGTGTTTGTGGCGCAGCAGGAGGGCAAGCAGCCGCTCACCGTCAAGCGCGTGGGCGTGAAACTGGGCGAGCGGGCAGGGGGCCGCGTGGCCATTATCGACGGCTTGCGCGAGGGGCAGCGCGTGGTCGCTTCGGGCCAGCTGAAACTGGCCGACGGCATGGCCGTGCAGGCCGTGGCCAACACCCTGGACGAGGCCAAGCGCGCCGCGCCCAAGGCCGGCTCGTAA
- a CDS encoding DUF2165 family protein — translation MQLQHSIWLFHAILATGLATWLTLAAINNLHAFHGSVWAIGNTMRMDPLRMDPTIQTPLLRRALTSLTLHRLSLGVVLALQLAAAIAAWTGVALFFGGGLAAGLPWLNLALCAMAAFLLLMHLGGLWFGYWIAQEGLQTTHLVLLLWTLALFFTFNAQRT, via the coding sequence ATGCAGCTGCAGCACTCCATTTGGCTGTTTCACGCCATCCTCGCCACCGGCCTGGCCACCTGGCTCACCCTGGCCGCCATCAACAACCTGCACGCCTTCCACGGCTCCGTCTGGGCCATCGGCAACACCATGCGCATGGATCCGCTGCGCATGGACCCGACCATCCAGACGCCGCTGCTGCGCCGCGCGCTCACTTCATTGACCTTGCACCGGCTCTCGCTGGGCGTGGTGCTGGCGCTGCAGCTTGCCGCCGCCATCGCCGCCTGGACGGGCGTGGCGCTGTTTTTCGGCGGCGGCCTGGCCGCCGGCTTGCCCTGGCTGAACCTGGCCTTGTGCGCCATGGCCGCCTTTTTGCTGCTGATGCACCTGGGCGGCCTGTGGTTCGGCTACTGGATCGCGCAAGAAGGCTTGCAGACGACGCACCTGGTGCTGCTGCTGTGGACCCTGGCGCTGTTTTTCACCTTCAACGCGCAGCGGACCTGA
- a CDS encoding metalloregulator ArsR/SmtB family transcription factor, whose translation MNYTSKRLDNSEAPQTTERILYFIKTKGPVSTATLAKTLDMTGEAARQQVQKLVAAGLIEGRQEAQAGAGRPRQNWVLTEAGNARFPDTHAQLTIKLIGSVRQLFGEAGLDKLITQREEESRSAYALACSAPDLPTRLQQLAAVRDEEGYMARVEADGDDWLLIEDHCPICAAARTCQGFCRSELQLFQEVVGPNASIVREQHVLTNAMRCIYRISPLP comes from the coding sequence ATGAATTACACAAGTAAACGTTTGGATAATAGCGAAGCGCCGCAGACGACGGAGCGCATCCTGTATTTCATCAAGACCAAGGGACCCGTCTCCACGGCGACCCTGGCCAAGACCCTGGACATGACGGGCGAGGCGGCGCGCCAGCAAGTGCAAAAGCTGGTGGCGGCGGGTCTGATCGAAGGGCGCCAGGAAGCGCAGGCGGGCGCCGGCCGGCCGCGCCAGAACTGGGTCTTGACGGAAGCGGGCAATGCGCGCTTTCCCGACACGCATGCGCAGCTGACGATCAAGCTGATCGGCTCCGTGCGCCAGCTGTTCGGCGAGGCGGGGCTGGATAAACTGATCACGCAGCGCGAAGAGGAAAGCCGCAGCGCGTACGCGCTCGCGTGCTCGGCGCCGGACTTGCCCACGCGCTTGCAGCAACTGGCCGCCGTGCGCGATGAAGAGGGTTATATGGCGCGCGTGGAAGCGGACGGCGACGACTGGCTGCTGATCGAGGACCACTGCCCCATCTGCGCGGCCGCGCGCACTTGCCAGGGCTTTTGCCGCTCCGAACTGCAGCTGTTCCAGGAAGTGGTGGGGCCGAACGCCAGCATCGTGCGCGAGCAGCATGTGCTGACGAACGCGATGCGCTGCATCTATCGCATTTCGCCGCTGCCCTGA
- a CDS encoding MFS transporter, producing the protein MSTSCQAIPVPVTAPALGDAHRWKVLAVGVAANASFSAAANGMPTTAIWLRSGYHLSNTQLGVALGAMGLGVALTELPWGMATDRWGDRPVLLTGLLGTMLALLALLLWITPADGSVPPLWALAAGLALVGVLGGSVNGASGRAVMRWFGAGERGFAMSIRQTAVPLGGGLGALILPSLASRYGFMPVFGALALVCGLSAFFTWRWMHEPDFSAEAATGPHNASKSLSGIKPPPPLRNRKVWRMVAAIGLLCVPQFAVLSYATVFLHDHGRLGLAAITAVMVALQAGAMVMRIWSGRHTDRHANRPAYLRGSALVALASFILLGCIAWTDAPGWLLMAAVVAAGIAVSAWHGVAYTELATEAGGANAGTALGMANTAVYVGLFLTPMAIPHLLAASSWPVVWWLAGLVALLTWPLFPRAQGSGEMR; encoded by the coding sequence ATGAGCACCAGCTGCCAAGCCATTCCTGTTCCCGTCACCGCGCCCGCGCTGGGCGACGCCCACCGCTGGAAAGTACTCGCCGTCGGCGTGGCGGCCAACGCCAGCTTTTCCGCCGCCGCCAACGGCATGCCCACCACGGCCATCTGGCTGCGCAGCGGCTATCACCTGAGCAATACGCAACTGGGGGTGGCGCTGGGCGCCATGGGCCTGGGCGTGGCCCTGACCGAATTGCCGTGGGGTATGGCCACCGACCGCTGGGGCGACCGCCCCGTGCTGCTGACGGGCTTGCTGGGCACCATGCTGGCGCTGCTGGCCTTGCTGCTGTGGATCACGCCCGCTGACGGCTCCGTGCCGCCCTTATGGGCGCTGGCGGCGGGGCTGGCGCTGGTCGGCGTGCTGGGCGGCAGCGTGAACGGTGCCAGCGGCCGCGCCGTGATGCGCTGGTTCGGCGCCGGCGAACGGGGTTTCGCCATGAGCATCCGCCAGACGGCCGTGCCACTGGGCGGCGGCCTCGGCGCCCTGATCTTGCCCAGCCTGGCATCGCGCTACGGCTTCATGCCCGTGTTTGGCGCCCTGGCCCTCGTATGCGGCCTGTCGGCGTTTTTTACGTGGCGCTGGATGCATGAGCCAGATTTCTCTGCCGAGGCCGCCACGGGGCCGCACAACGCGTCCAAAAGCCTGTCCGGGATCAAGCCACCGCCACCGTTGCGCAATCGAAAGGTCTGGCGCATGGTGGCGGCCATCGGCTTGCTGTGCGTGCCGCAGTTTGCCGTGCTCAGCTATGCCACCGTCTTCCTGCACGACCATGGCCGCCTGGGCCTGGCGGCCATCACGGCCGTGATGGTGGCCCTGCAGGCGGGCGCCATGGTGATGCGCATCTGGAGCGGGCGCCACACGGACCGCCACGCGAACCGGCCCGCCTACCTGCGCGGCTCGGCCCTGGTGGCGCTGGCGTCATTCATTTTGCTGGGATGCATCGCCTGGACGGATGCGCCAGGCTGGCTGCTGATGGCCGCCGTGGTGGCCGCCGGCATCGCCGTGTCCGCCTGGCATGGCGTGGCCTACACGGAGCTGGCGACGGAAGCGGGCGGTGCCAACGCGGGCACGGCCCTGGGCATGGCGAACACAGCCGTCTACGTGGGACTGTTCCTCACGCCGATGGCCATCCCGCACCTGCTGGCGGCCAGCAGCTGGCCCGTCGTGTGGTGGCTGGCGGGACTGGTGGCGCTGCTGACCTGGCCGCTGTTTCCCAGGGCTCAGGGCAGCGGCGAAATGCGATAG
- a CDS encoding LysR substrate-binding domain-containing protein: MSLLNFDIAFLRSYVAGIELGSFARAADKVGRSTSAVSAQLKKLEEQAGMPLFRKDGRGLALTPSGEVLLGYARRLLELNDEAAVALRGAELEGWIRLGLQEDFGEALLPDVLGRFARAHPKVRIEAHVARNTALMQGLAMGQLDLALLWGGACIADVAEYPPQQRQHIAEPSMRWIASSSLAWRPESGEPLPLITFDRDCLFLRCATQALDGAGIAWRTAFTSPSLAGLWAAAAAGLGVTVRTAYGLPSTVCALDHVDAGLPALPPLSLELLRASTVSRPPVERLAGLIIESLQNGAT, translated from the coding sequence ATGAGCCTGCTGAATTTCGACATCGCCTTCTTGCGCAGCTATGTGGCCGGCATCGAGCTGGGCAGCTTTGCCCGCGCGGCCGACAAGGTGGGCCGTTCCACCTCGGCCGTCAGCGCGCAGCTGAAAAAACTCGAGGAGCAGGCGGGCATGCCCCTGTTCCGCAAGGATGGCCGGGGGCTGGCGCTGACGCCGTCCGGCGAAGTCCTGCTCGGCTATGCGCGCCGGCTGCTGGAACTCAATGACGAGGCGGCCGTCGCCTTGCGCGGCGCGGAACTGGAAGGCTGGATCAGGCTGGGCCTGCAGGAGGATTTTGGCGAAGCCTTGCTGCCCGATGTGCTGGGGCGCTTTGCGCGCGCGCATCCGAAAGTGCGCATCGAGGCGCACGTGGCGCGCAACACGGCCCTGATGCAAGGCCTGGCCATGGGACAGCTGGACCTGGCCCTGCTGTGGGGCGGCGCCTGCATCGCCGACGTGGCCGAATATCCGCCGCAGCAGCGCCAGCATATTGCCGAACCGTCCATGCGCTGGATCGCGTCGTCCAGCCTGGCCTGGCGACCCGAATCGGGCGAGCCTTTGCCCTTGATTACGTTTGACCGCGACTGCCTGTTCCTGCGCTGCGCCACGCAGGCGCTCGATGGGGCCGGCATCGCCTGGCGCACGGCGTTTACCAGTCCCAGCCTGGCGGGACTGTGGGCGGCGGCTGCCGCCGGGCTGGGCGTGACGGTGCGCACGGCGTACGGCCTGCCCTCGACCGTGTGCGCGCTCGATCATGTGGACGCGGGCTTGCCCGCCCTGCCACCGCTGTCGCTGGAACTGCTGCGTGCCTCAACGGTGTCCAGGCCGCCCGTCGAGCGGCTGGCTGGTCTGATCATCGAGTCGCTGCAGAATGGGGCGACATAA
- a CDS encoding methyltransferase domain-containing protein yields MSFHPQHALQPYWDLAVAPVQADGLATALELGIFEVLATPHTPAQLADALSLHAPHTALLLELLWSMQVLERDEGDADAQRYRCTATTLQYFCRDSVAFCGDAWLYRLHALRHFATQLNTLVREGGKAAPYSAANGVNWAVAAQQQIGQEQRAVTMRAALSVMQRIAPFADGNTALRLLDVGGGPGWVAIALAQAHAGVRGCVFDWPETVAVAAANIAHAQLSDRLETLGGDLDRDDIGGDYDLIWCSSVLHFVPDMARALRKMHAALKPGGVLVCVQAEIAPTPLDAARVLPYYLPMRMLGRTMTRQGELAQLLRDTGWRQVEQYSASDFPMAPVQVLIART; encoded by the coding sequence ATGTCATTCCATCCGCAACACGCCTTGCAACCGTACTGGGACCTGGCCGTCGCTCCCGTCCAGGCCGATGGGCTGGCCACCGCCCTGGAACTGGGCATTTTCGAGGTACTGGCCACGCCGCACACGCCGGCGCAACTGGCCGACGCCCTGTCGCTGCATGCGCCGCACACGGCCTTGCTGCTGGAATTGCTTTGGAGCATGCAGGTGCTGGAACGCGACGAGGGCGACGCAGATGCACAGCGCTACCGTTGCACGGCCACCACCTTGCAGTATTTCTGCCGCGACTCCGTGGCCTTTTGCGGCGATGCCTGGCTGTACCGGCTGCATGCGCTGCGCCATTTCGCCACGCAGCTGAACACGCTGGTGCGCGAGGGCGGCAAGGCGGCGCCGTACAGCGCGGCAAATGGGGTCAACTGGGCCGTTGCCGCACAACAGCAGATCGGCCAGGAGCAACGCGCCGTCACCATGCGCGCGGCCCTGTCCGTGATGCAGCGCATCGCCCCGTTTGCAGACGGCAACACGGCGCTGCGCCTGCTGGACGTGGGCGGCGGTCCGGGCTGGGTGGCCATTGCGCTGGCGCAAGCCCATGCGGGCGTGCGGGGCTGCGTTTTCGACTGGCCGGAAACGGTGGCCGTGGCGGCCGCGAACATCGCCCATGCGCAATTATCTGATCGCCTGGAGACCTTGGGCGGCGACCTGGACCGCGACGACATCGGCGGCGATTACGACCTCATCTGGTGCTCGTCCGTGCTGCATTTCGTGCCCGACATGGCGCGCGCCTTGCGCAAGATGCATGCGGCGTTAAAACCCGGTGGCGTGCTTGTCTGCGTGCAGGCGGAAATCGCGCCGACGCCCTTGGATGCGGCGCGCGTGCTGCCGTATTACTTGCCGATGCGCATGCTGGGCCGCACGATGACACGGCAGGGAGAACTGGCGCAGCTGCTGCGCGACACGGGCTGGCGGCAAGTGGAACAATACAGCGCCAGCGATTTCCCCATGGCACCCGTGCAAGTGCTGATTGCGCGCACTTGA
- a CDS encoding AraC family transcriptional regulator, giving the protein MAGQDREAAGWTRRQLDPGLKECRADQRQVDQGVLLVHSDYRPRLALVEQSQHDDGGGLVITIGLEGASGYTTRDGGQLHFRSGHTTVTAFHHVSGERRFEANQRAAQLRVLVGEDALARYWPEGLTSLLPNGGARQLAHAATTPTAALHARALLRATDPLAVHIGVLSLLAEQLRALRPAPVLVPRWSEADIIKLERVHALMQEQMAQALTLDYLCAQVGLSLFKLKQGWRYRYHDSPQRTLLALRMQRAKLLLENGCQVAQAGWQTGYRHPANFSAAFSRYFGYAPKTVGRAGA; this is encoded by the coding sequence ATGGCAGGACAGGACAGGGAAGCGGCAGGCTGGACGCGGCGCCAGCTGGATCCGGGGTTGAAAGAGTGCCGCGCCGACCAGCGGCAAGTCGACCAGGGCGTGCTGCTCGTGCATTCCGATTACCGCCCGCGCCTTGCGCTCGTCGAGCAATCGCAGCATGACGACGGGGGCGGCCTGGTCATTACCATTGGCCTGGAAGGCGCGTCCGGCTACACCACGCGCGATGGCGGGCAATTGCATTTCCGGAGCGGGCATACGACGGTGACGGCGTTTCACCACGTCAGCGGCGAGCGCCGTTTTGAGGCAAATCAACGGGCGGCGCAATTGCGCGTGCTGGTCGGCGAAGACGCGCTGGCGCGCTACTGGCCGGAAGGCTTGACTTCCTTGCTGCCCAACGGCGGTGCGCGCCAGTTGGCGCATGCGGCCACCACACCCACTGCCGCCCTGCACGCGCGCGCGCTGCTACGCGCGACGGACCCGCTGGCCGTGCATATCGGCGTGCTCAGCTTGCTGGCGGAGCAACTGCGGGCGCTGCGGCCGGCGCCCGTTCTTGTGCCGCGCTGGTCCGAGGCCGATATCATCAAACTGGAGCGTGTCCACGCGCTGATGCAGGAACAGATGGCGCAGGCACTCACGCTCGACTACCTGTGCGCGCAAGTAGGGTTAAGTTTGTTCAAACTCAAGCAGGGGTGGCGCTACCGCTACCACGACAGCCCGCAGCGCACCCTGCTGGCGCTGCGCATGCAGCGGGCAAAGTTACTGCTGGAAAATGGGTGTCAGGTGGCGCAGGCGGGCTGGCAAACGGGGTATCGCCATCCGGCCAATTTCAGCGCCGCGTTCAGCCGTTATTTCGGCTACGCGCCGAAGACCGTGGGACGCGCGGGCGCGTAA
- a CDS encoding VOC family protein has translation MARKIFVNLPVQSLERSVAFFTALGFSFNAHFTDETATCMIVADDIFVMLLTHDKFKQFTPKQLCDTTVATEVLVCLSAESRGEVDDLVAKAVQAGGSIYKEPMDFGFMYGHSFQDLDGHQWELMYMEANSIPQ, from the coding sequence ATGGCCCGCAAAATCTTTGTCAATCTGCCCGTCCAGTCGCTCGAACGTTCCGTGGCGTTTTTCACGGCGCTGGGCTTCAGTTTCAATGCCCATTTCACGGATGAAACAGCGACCTGCATGATCGTTGCCGACGACATCTTCGTGATGCTGTTGACGCACGATAAATTCAAGCAATTCACACCCAAGCAGCTGTGCGACACCACGGTGGCGACGGAAGTGCTCGTGTGTTTGTCGGCCGAGAGCCGCGGCGAAGTCGATGACCTGGTGGCAAAAGCCGTCCAGGCGGGCGGCAGCATCTACAAGGAGCCGATGGATTTCGGCTTCATGTATGGCCACAGTTTCCAGGATCTTGATGGGCATCAATGGGAGTTGATGTATATGGAAGCGAATTCAATACCGCAATAG